AATGGTCGCGGGTGGCTTGCTGGAAACATCATAAGTCACCCGCGATACACCGCTAATTTCATTGATGATACGGTTGGAGACTTTTTCAAGAAGTTCGTAGGGCAAATGCGCCCAACGGGCCGTCATAAAATCAACAGTTTCTACCGCACGCAGGGCAATAACGTACTCGTAACGGCGGGCATCGCCGACGACGCCAACCGATTTCACTGGCAGAAATACAGCAAAGGCCTGACTGGTTTTGTGATACCAGCCGGAGTTGTGCAACTCTTCAATGAAGATGGCATCGGCTTCGCGCAGCAGGTCGGCGTATTCTTTTTTAACTTCACCAAGAATCCGCACGCCTAGGCCGGGGCCGGGGAACGGATGACGATAGACCATATCGTAGGGCAAACCGAGCTCCAGACCGATCTTGCGGACTTCATCTTTAAAAAGCTCTCGCAGTGGCTCCACCAGTGACATTTTCATGTCCTCCGGCAAACCACCCACGTTGTGATGCGACTTGATGACATGGGCCTTGCCGGTTTTGGCTGCGGCCGACTCGATCACATCGGGGTAGATTGTGCCTTGCGCCAGCCAGTTCACATCCGTCAGCTTGTGTGCTTCTTCGTCGAATACTTCGATAAAGGTATTACCAATAATTTTACGCTTTTGCTCAGGGTCTGACGCACCCTGCAGCTTGCCGAGGAACAGTTCTTCGGCATCAGCGCGAATAACCTTTACCCCCATATTCTTGGCGAACATTTCCATCACCTGGTCGCCTTCATGTTTTCGAAGCAGCCCGTTATCAACAAACACGCAGGTCAGTTGATCGCCAATCGCCTTGTGCAGTAACGCAGCAACCACAGATGAGTCAACACCACCGGAAAGACCTAGCAATACTTTATCGCCACCTACCTCTTCGCGCACGCGGGCAATGGCATCTTCAATAATTTTGGCCGGTGTCCAGAGTGCGTCACAATGACAAATTTCCAGTACAAAGTGTTCGAATATCCGCATACCCTGCAACGTGTGTGTCACTTCAGGGTGGAACTGCACGCCGTAAAACTGTTTGGCTTCGCAGTACATGCCAGCAATGGGGCAGGATTCGGTGGAAGCCATCAACTCAAAACCTTCCGGCATGGCTGTAACCTTGTCGCCGTGACTCATCCACACATCCAGTAACGTGCTACCGTCATGATCTACATGGTCAACCACATCGTGTAGCAAGCGGCTGTTACCGCGCACCTTGATTTGGGCATAACCGAATTCCTGCAGACGGGATCCCTCCACTTTCCCACCCAGCTGCTCAGACATGGTCTGCATGCCATAACAGATGCCCAGCACGGGGACACCGAGCTCGAAGACAATACCCGGGGCGCGAGGAGACTCCCCGGCAGTAACCGATTCCGGCCCACCCGCCAGAATAATGCCGGACGGCTGGTATTCACGAATTTCCGTTTCGCTCATATCAAAAGCACGGATCTCGGAATACACCCCGACCTCACGAACCCGGCGGGCGATCAACTGGGTGTACTGTGAACCGAAGTCCAGAATCAGGATTTTCTGGGCATGAATGTCTGCCATAACGTTTCTCGAACTGCGTGTTGCAAGTTAAATATTGTCTGGAGTCTTAACGACCCCTTAATCAAAAGGGGCTGCTTTATAGCAGCCCCGATACGGAATCCACAGTACTCAGCGGCCGCCCACCGGATAGTTCGGAGCTTCTTTGGTGATAGAAACATCGTGTACGTGCGATTCGCCCATACCCGCCGACGTCACCCGGACAAAGTTCGGCTTTGTGCGCATCACTTCAATATCAACACTGCCGGTATATCCCATCGCCGAGCGAAGGCCTCCCATCATCTGATGGATAATCACAGAAATCGGACCTTTATAGGGAACCCGCCCTTCAATACCTTCAGGCACCAGTTTCTCTGCACCTTTACTGGCGTCCTGAAAATAACGATCACTGGAACCCTGTGTTTGCGACATCGCACCCAGAGAACCCATGCCCCGGTAGGATTTGTAAGTACGTCCCTGATACAGCTCTATCTCACCGGGAGATTCTTCAGTACCGGCGAACATGGACCCCATCATCACCGCGTGAGCACCTGCTGCAATCGCTTTGGCTATATCTCCAGAGAAACGAACACCGCCGTCAGCAATCACTGGGATGTCTTTTTCTTTCAAGGCATCCACAACATTAGCGATCGCTGAAATCTGCGGCACGCCAATGCCCGTTACAATACGTGTGGTACAGATTGAACCAGGGCCGATGCCGACCTTCACGGCGTCTGCACCGGCCTCTGCCAGTGCCAGCGCAGCCTCTGCAGTAGCAATATTGCCACCGATTACCTGAATCTGGGGGTACTGCTGTTTGATCAAGGATACCCGTTCCAACACATTGCGAGAATGTCCGTGAGCAGTATCGACCACCAGCACGTCGACACCGGCTTCCACCAGAGCGGCCACACGGCGATCGGTATCCGGGCTGGTGCCAACGGAAGCACCCACCCGTAAACGCCCTTGATCATCTTTGCAGGCATTCGGGTATTTTTCTGCTTTATCAATATCCTTAACCGTAATCAGGCCGCGCAGATCAAAATGCTCATCCACCACCAGCACTTTCTCGATACGGTTCTTGTGCAGTAGCGAGCGCACTTCATCGGGACTGGCGCCTTCAAAGGCCGTCACCAGCTTCTCCTTGGGAGTCATGATGCTGGAAACAGGGGCATCAGAGCTGGGCTCAAAACGGACATCACGCCGGGTCACAATACCCACCAGTTCGCCGTTTTTAAGCACCGGCACACCGGAGATATTGTGTTCACGGGTCAGCGCCACCAGATCCTGAATCGTAGCGTCAGCATCAATAGTGATAGGATCCTTTACCACCCCACTTTCAAATTTTTTCACAGCGCGCACTTCCATCGCCTGCTGCTCGACCGTCATGCTTTTATGGATAATGCCGATACCGCCTTCCTGCGCCAGGGCAATAGCCAGCCGTGAATCAGTAACGGTATCCATTGCGGCGGATACCAGCGGAATATGCAAATTGATTTCGCGTGTCAGGCGGGTTTGAAGCGACACATCCTTGGCGGTGACCTCCGAATAACCAGGCACCAGTAAAACGTCATCAAAGGTAAGCGCTTCTTGTGTGATTCTCAGCATGGGTGGCCGTATCCATCAAATTGAACAGGCGGCGCATTATAAGGTTTTGCTGAACATGGGTAAACCGGCATATGCTAACAAAATCACCTGTCAGATTGGCAATATGCCATAATACATCCTTGCTTCAACAAAGTCAGACAATGAACACCGACAACACCACCAAAGGCCCCAATCAGCGACAAATTTTCAGCGTATCCCAGCTAAATCGACGAGTGCGTCAATTACTGGAAACGCAGTTTCCGCTGCTCTGGGTTGAAGGCGAAATCTCGAATTTCAGCTGTCCCTCTTCCGGACACTGGTACTTTACGCTGAAAGATGACCTGGCACAGGTACGCTGCGCCATGTTCCGCGGCAGTAATAGCCGGGTTTTATTCCGGCCCGAACACGGCATGCAGGTGCTGATCCGCTGTCGGGTTGGTTTGTATGAAAACCGCGGTGATTTCCAACTGATTGCCGAGCATATGGAAGAAGCCGGCCATGGAGCCCTGCAGCGCCAGTTTGAAGCGCTCAAAGTACAGCTGGCAGCAGAAGGGCTGTTTGATGATGCGCATAAGCGAAAGCTTCCCTGGCTGCCAAAACGGATCGGTGTGATTACGTCACCAACTGGCGCGGCAATTGAAGATATTCTCAATGTGCTGAAACGCCGTTTCCCGGCCATCCCTGTCAGCGTATACCCCTGCGCAGTGCAAGGTGCGGCCGCGGCAGGCCAGATAGTACAGGCCATAGCAGAAGCCAACAACCGCGGTCGTTGTGAGGTGTTAATTGTTGGTCGTGGTGGCGGCTCACTAGAGGATTTATGGGCGTTCAATGAAGAATCTGTTGCGCGGGCTATCCATGCTAGTGAAATTCCCATTGTCAGCGCCGTGGGGCATGAAACCGATTTTACGATTGCCGATTTTGTTGCCGACGTGCGCGCACCGACACCCTCGGCGGCAGCAGAGCTGGTCAGCCCCGATACCATTGAATTCCAGGCCCGTTTTTCCATGCTTGAAAAACAACTCAAGCAAGCGGTTTTGCGCAAACTTCACAACCAGCAGCAGCAACTGGATTTACTGTCTCAGCGACTGCGCCATCCCGGAGAACGAATCCGTCAGCAACAGCAGCAACTGATGCACACGACAGCCCGTCTGAATCAGGTATTCAGCATGCAATTGCACTTGCGACACCATCAGCTCAGTCAGCTCGGCGCCAGACTCAACCGTCACCACCCGGGTGAGCGGTTGAAACAATCACAGCAGCTGACCATTGCCCTGCAACAACGCTTGAATCGGGCGGTCAAACAACTATTCTTACAAAAACGCTCCAGGTGGCAAGCAACCGCGCAGCTGCTCAATAGTGTCAGTCCGTTACAGACACTGGAGCGTGGATACGCCATTATCAGCGATGAAAACAGACAAATTATTCGCAAGGTTGCCTCCGTCAACCCTGGCGATAAAATAACCGCTCGTATATCTGATGGCACAATGCGGTGCCATGTCGAAAAAATCACTCTGGAATAGCCCTATGCACAACACATATCGCTTAACACTGATCAGTTGGGTTTTACTATTACTGACCTGTTCCACCAGCGGCCATGCCAATACCGATAGCGCCCTTCCAGCCACCGAAAAACCGGTTGAGGAAGCAAGTGTTGAGTGGGATTTATCCGACCTCTACCCCGATGTGGCAAGCTGGGAAGCAGAAAAAGATGCGCTGATAGAAGGGTTTGCCGAACTGGACGTTTGCAGAGGGAAACTGGGTAATTCCGAGAAAATTCTGAGTGCATGCCTCGACTCTGCCAGTGATATGTACCGCACATTACTGCGCCTCTATGTCTATACCTTTCTCGCCAAAGACATTGATCTGGGAAATTCCGAATACCGTGAGCGCGCATCAATGGCACAGAGCCTATTCACACAATTCAGCGAAGCCGTCAGCTTTATTGATCCGGAACTGGTTGAAATTGGCGAAAGGAAACTGAAACGTTTTTTGAAAAAATCGAAAGGTTTGAAACCGCACGATTTTTATATTCTCAATACACTGCGTATGAGTGAACACATCCTGTCTCCCCAGGAAGAGAGGATTCTGGCCGCCGCCAGCGATGCCTTGGGCACCGCCACCAATGTCTACGATGTGCTCACTAACGCAGAGATCCCCTGGCCAACCGCAACACTTTCCGACGGGTCAGAAGTATTGCTCAATTCCCAAGGCTATGCCAAATATCGTGCTGAAGGCAATCGCGATGACCGCAAACGGGTATTTGATGCATTCTGGAAAACCTTTCAGGACTACCGCCAAACGCTGGCTATTACACTGGAAGGTGAAGTGAACAATCATGTTCTCACCGCAAAACTGCGCGGTTACGACTCTGCTCTCCATCAGGCTCTGGCCGCCGACAATATACCGGAAGCGGTCTATCGCACACTGGTCAGCACCGTCAATGAGAATCTTGATACGCTACACCGCTTTATATCCCTGCGCCAGCGCATGCTGAAGCTGGAAAGCACACACTACTACGATATCTACCCTTCCGTAATATCCCTGGATCAAACATACAGCATCGAGGAAACCAGAGATTTGACACTGGCCGCCCTGCATCCTCTTGGTGAAGAATACCTCAACAAATTCCGCGATGCCGTATCGCAGGACTGGATGCATGTTTACCCCTCAGAAGGCAAACGAAGTGGCGCTTATGTCATGGGGGCAGCCTATGACGTACACCCTTATGTACTGCTCAATCACACTGACGATATTGAGTCGGTCAGCACCTTTGCCCATGAGTGGGGGCATGCCATGCATTCACTGCTGGCAAACGAAAATCAGCCTTTTACCAAGGCAGACTACGCCACCTTTACCGCGGAAATAGCATCCACTGCAAACGAAGTACTACTGTTTGATTATTTACGGGAGCATGCAAAAAGTGATCAGGAAAAGCTCTATTTCATCTTCAAGGAACTCTCCCGATTGCGGGGCACTTTCTTTCGGCAGACCCAGTTCGCAGAATTTGAGCTGGCCATTCACGAACAGGTTGAAAGTGGCGGTGCGTTATCCGGCGACAAGCTCAACCTGATGTATGGTGACATTCTGAAACGGTACTACGGCCATGATCAGGGCGTGATGATCGTGGATGATGCCTATACCGTCGAGTGGGCTTATGTGCCCCACTTCTACCGCAATTTTTATGTCTATCAGTACGCAACCTCTATTTCTGCCGCCTATTATTTAACCGACCGGATCCTGGCTGACGGTGAAGAAGCCCAGCAGCAGTATCTGGATATACTTCGCGCGGGCGGTTCGCAATACCCTTATGACATTCTGCTGAAGGCCGGTGTGGACATGGCATCAGCGGAAGTTTACGAAGCGGTTATACACCGTATGAACCGTTTGATGGATCAGGTTGAAGCCATTCTTGATCAAAAAAAGTAAGGGCTGACACGCCATTCCGAACCGGCAGGCCTTAGCGAAACAGCCGCTTACCTGCTTGCTCTTTTGCCGTATCGCGAGTATCTATGAGCAACAAGAAACCTGTAAAGACCATCAAGCGTGTGAAAACCGGGTTTCTGGAACGTCGCATGGAGCTTGCCCGGGCCGGTGTTTTTTCCGGCACTCGCGCGCTCACCCATTCGGCGGGAAACCTGTTTTACTCCACCGAGAAGCGCGAACAACGCAAGAAAAAAATGCTTTCCGAGCAGGCTCATTATTTCGTTAGCGAGATCAGTAAACTGAAGGGCAGTGTTGTCAAAATCGGTCAGATGATGGCTCTGTATGGCAGATACGTACTACCTGATGAAGTCATCGAAGCGCTCTCGACACTGGAAGAGCAAACAGTCGCCGTGAGCTGGCCTGGCATAGAGACGGCCCTGCGGGAAGCCCTTGGCGACGATATCCTCGCCGAACTTGAAATTGATCCGGTTCCCCTTGCTGCAGCTTCAATGGGACAGGTCCACAAAGCCAGCAGAATCAGTGATGGCCAGGCGCTCTGTATTAAAGTGCAGTATCCTGGCGTCGCTAAATCGATCGATACCGATTTCAATGCCGTTATCCGACTGCTCGGCCTGGCCAAGTTAATCGATATCACCACCGATATGCACCAGTGGCTAACTGAAATACGTACTACCCTGCATCAGGAAGTGGACTACTGTTACGAAGCACAGAAAACCAACCGCGTACGTGAACAGCTGGCTGCTGACAATCGTTTTGTGGTGCCTGAAGTATTCTCCCGCTACTCATGTAAAACCGTTTTAACAACATCCTTTGAATCCGGTATCTCGGTTAATGACACCGCCGCACAGGAACTGCCACTAAAGCGGAGAAACCATATTGGACAAGCCATGCTTGATCTGTTTTTTATCGAGCTTTTTGAATGGGGTGAGATGCAGACAGACCCCAATTTCGGCAATTATCGCTTACGTATCGATACCGAAAGCGAGTCTGATCAACTGGTACTGCTGGATTTTGGTGCCATGCGGGAATTTCCAGACGATTTTCTCCAACAATTTCGCGGCATGATTATTGGCGCGCATTTGCATGACAGAGATATGTTTGTCCGCAACGCTATTGCCATGAACTTCATGCAAAGCCATTACCCCGACACGGTACTCGACAACTTCGCTGAACTGGGCTTTGAAGTAGCTGAACCTTTGAAACAGGATCACAGCGACACACCACAGATGGCTCTAAACAGTCAGGGTGAGTACCGCTGGCACGCCAGCAAGCTGCCCAAGCGGGCAGCAAAAACAGCGGGCAAGGCTTCGCTGTCATCCTACTTCAAACTGCCACCGCTGGATTTTATGTTTATGATGCGCAAGCTGAGTGGCGTTTATACGTTCAACCTGGTGCTGAAAGCCGAGTTTAATGGCTACCCATCCCTGGCACCCTTCCTGAATAATGGTGATCAACAGTAGTCGCGCGCGAATTTGCTGTATTCAGCACCGAATTATCCAAATTGCGCCACATATTGCTTGGCGAAATCAAAATAATCCTTATTCCAGCTGAATTCACACACACCCACTCCCGGCACGCCATCAAATACCAATCTTGCACAACCGGTGTTAATCAGTGTTTTCGGGTCATGAGACGACTGTAAAACCCCGAACATGGTGTAATCAATCTGCGAGTTTCGGCCTTCTGTATCGGTGACCTTTACCTGAAACGTTTTTTGCACCATGTCATCACCATAAGTGAAGTCATAATCGATAGATGCGATATGACGCATGATGCCATCTTTATACAAAAATCCCCTTAACTCGGTACGCCCAAAACCCTGCATCTCAAAAAAGTGCATGGAGCTTTCCCCCGTTGTGGCATGCACCCACTTGTAATGCTGGTTCAACCCCCAGACGCGCGGCCCCCAACTGTGGTCACGAATCAGAAAACCTTCGTGATGAATGGCTTTTCCGTCAATTTCCAGATCGGCCACCAGACTGCCATGCTGCTCGGTACGATTGTCGCCGAAATAGGCCGGGTTGCCTTTCGGGTGCATACTGAACGGATACGCAGGATGATTCATGGTGATCTGACCATTGAATTTGATTCGTTCACCGGCCCACTGAATATCAACACGCTTATAGGGCTCAACCACTTGCATATGCAACGGCCCGTGGCGCCAGTCATCAAAATCCATGTCATCCGGCACCGGCCCCTCAATCTGTTCAACCACCTGCTCGGGAAAATCTGGCCCGAAAAAGCAGGCAATAGCCTTGCCTTCACCATTACCCAACATACTGGGGTATATAAAGCCGGCCATTTCGTGCTCGGGCATCAATACGATATGCGCCAGTGACTCGCGACTATTGGCTTCAAGTTTGTGTCGATAGGCGTTTTCAATGGG
The DNA window shown above is from Pseudomonadales bacterium and carries:
- the guaA gene encoding glutamine-hydrolyzing GMP synthase, producing MADIHAQKILILDFGSQYTQLIARRVREVGVYSEIRAFDMSETEIREYQPSGIILAGGPESVTAGESPRAPGIVFELGVPVLGICYGMQTMSEQLGGKVEGSRLQEFGYAQIKVRGNSRLLHDVVDHVDHDGSTLLDVWMSHGDKVTAMPEGFELMASTESCPIAGMYCEAKQFYGVQFHPEVTHTLQGMRIFEHFVLEICHCDALWTPAKIIEDAIARVREEVGGDKVLLGLSGGVDSSVVAALLHKAIGDQLTCVFVDNGLLRKHEGDQVMEMFAKNMGVKVIRADAEELFLGKLQGASDPEQKRKIIGNTFIEVFDEEAHKLTDVNWLAQGTIYPDVIESAAAKTGKAHVIKSHHNVGGLPEDMKMSLVEPLRELFKDEVRKIGLELGLPYDMVYRHPFPGPGLGVRILGEVKKEYADLLREADAIFIEELHNSGWYHKTSQAFAVFLPVKSVGVVGDARRYEYVIALRAVETVDFMTARWAHLPYELLEKVSNRIINEISGVSRVTYDVSSKPPATI
- the guaB gene encoding IMP dehydrogenase, whose translation is MLRITQEALTFDDVLLVPGYSEVTAKDVSLQTRLTREINLHIPLVSAAMDTVTDSRLAIALAQEGGIGIIHKSMTVEQQAMEVRAVKKFESGVVKDPITIDADATIQDLVALTREHNISGVPVLKNGELVGIVTRRDVRFEPSSDAPVSSIMTPKEKLVTAFEGASPDEVRSLLHKNRIEKVLVVDEHFDLRGLITVKDIDKAEKYPNACKDDQGRLRVGASVGTSPDTDRRVAALVEAGVDVLVVDTAHGHSRNVLERVSLIKQQYPQIQVIGGNIATAEAALALAEAGADAVKVGIGPGSICTTRIVTGIGVPQISAIANVVDALKEKDIPVIADGGVRFSGDIAKAIAAGAHAVMMGSMFAGTEESPGEIELYQGRTYKSYRGMGSLGAMSQTQGSSDRYFQDASKGAEKLVPEGIEGRVPYKGPISVIIHQMMGGLRSAMGYTGSVDIEVMRTKPNFVRVTSAGMGESHVHDVSITKEAPNYPVGGR
- the xseA gene encoding exodeoxyribonuclease VII large subunit, with the protein product MNTDNTTKGPNQRQIFSVSQLNRRVRQLLETQFPLLWVEGEISNFSCPSSGHWYFTLKDDLAQVRCAMFRGSNSRVLFRPEHGMQVLIRCRVGLYENRGDFQLIAEHMEEAGHGALQRQFEALKVQLAAEGLFDDAHKRKLPWLPKRIGVITSPTGAAIEDILNVLKRRFPAIPVSVYPCAVQGAAAAGQIVQAIAEANNRGRCEVLIVGRGGGSLEDLWAFNEESVARAIHASEIPIVSAVGHETDFTIADFVADVRAPTPSAAAELVSPDTIEFQARFSMLEKQLKQAVLRKLHNQQQQLDLLSQRLRHPGERIRQQQQQLMHTTARLNQVFSMQLHLRHHQLSQLGARLNRHHPGERLKQSQQLTIALQQRLNRAVKQLFLQKRSRWQATAQLLNSVSPLQTLERGYAIISDENRQIIRKVASVNPGDKITARISDGTMRCHVEKITLE
- the pepF gene encoding oligoendopeptidase F, which gives rise to MHNTYRLTLISWVLLLLTCSTSGHANTDSALPATEKPVEEASVEWDLSDLYPDVASWEAEKDALIEGFAELDVCRGKLGNSEKILSACLDSASDMYRTLLRLYVYTFLAKDIDLGNSEYRERASMAQSLFTQFSEAVSFIDPELVEIGERKLKRFLKKSKGLKPHDFYILNTLRMSEHILSPQEERILAAASDALGTATNVYDVLTNAEIPWPTATLSDGSEVLLNSQGYAKYRAEGNRDDRKRVFDAFWKTFQDYRQTLAITLEGEVNNHVLTAKLRGYDSALHQALAADNIPEAVYRTLVSTVNENLDTLHRFISLRQRMLKLESTHYYDIYPSVISLDQTYSIEETRDLTLAALHPLGEEYLNKFRDAVSQDWMHVYPSEGKRSGAYVMGAAYDVHPYVLLNHTDDIESVSTFAHEWGHAMHSLLANENQPFTKADYATFTAEIASTANEVLLFDYLREHAKSDQEKLYFIFKELSRLRGTFFRQTQFAEFELAIHEQVESGGALSGDKLNLMYGDILKRYYGHDQGVMIVDDAYTVEWAYVPHFYRNFYVYQYATSISAAYYLTDRILADGEEAQQQYLDILRAGGSQYPYDILLKAGVDMASAEVYEAVIHRMNRLMDQVEAILDQKK
- a CDS encoding AarF/ABC1/UbiB kinase family protein — its product is MSNKKPVKTIKRVKTGFLERRMELARAGVFSGTRALTHSAGNLFYSTEKREQRKKKMLSEQAHYFVSEISKLKGSVVKIGQMMALYGRYVLPDEVIEALSTLEEQTVAVSWPGIETALREALGDDILAELEIDPVPLAAASMGQVHKASRISDGQALCIKVQYPGVAKSIDTDFNAVIRLLGLAKLIDITTDMHQWLTEIRTTLHQEVDYCYEAQKTNRVREQLAADNRFVVPEVFSRYSCKTVLTTSFESGISVNDTAAQELPLKRRNHIGQAMLDLFFIELFEWGEMQTDPNFGNYRLRIDTESESDQLVLLDFGAMREFPDDFLQQFRGMIIGAHLHDRDMFVRNAIAMNFMQSHYPDTVLDNFAELGFEVAEPLKQDHSDTPQMALNSQGEYRWHASKLPKRAAKTAGKASLSSYFKLPPLDFMFMMRKLSGVYTFNLVLKAEFNGYPSLAPFLNNGDQQ